One segment of Rosa chinensis cultivar Old Blush chromosome 6, RchiOBHm-V2, whole genome shotgun sequence DNA contains the following:
- the LOC112173389 gene encoding heavy metal-associated isoprenylated plant protein 36, giving the protein MATKPAEEPPGSLKYQTWVLKVSIHCEGCKRKVKKVLQSIEGVYTIAIDSQQHKVTVTGNVGAETLLKKLLKSGKHAELWPEPKKGKKSKKKKDNGEADGENGDEAKNSAEKDQQADENGGDDADDDDGESDKEGGNQNNEAGGEQSAGAGASTGAKKKKKKKKKKAQNGNPPSGGTGIPSEHLGDAHPAGTNGPPMVGPDISHPMAAMNLGPPIQHVYPGPYPPQMYYQPPVAYGLSYSTTYPSSSASYFTPAMHENTYYHPDIYSPSDPVDSFTDDDEEIGCNIM; this is encoded by the exons atggCAACAAAACCAGCTGAAGAACCTCCTGGATCCTTGAAATACCAG ACATGGGTGTTGAAAGTCTCGATTCATTGTGAAGGCTGCAAAAGGAAAGTCAAGAAAGTTCTTCAAAGCATTGAAG GGGTTTACACTATTGCGATTGATTCTCAGCAGCACAAGGTCACAGTGACTGGCAACGTGGGGGCAGAGACCTTACTCAAGAAGCTGTTGAAGTCGGGCAAGCACGCCGAGCTCTGGCCAGAACCTAAGAAGGGGAAGAagtccaagaagaagaaagataatGGGGAAGCAGATGGTGAGAATGGCGATGAAGCGAAAAATTCTGCTGAGAAAGACCAACAAGCTGATGAAAATGGTGGTGATGATGCTGATGATGATGACGGTGAGTCAGACAAAGAGGGTGGGAATCAAAACAATGAAGCTGGTGGAGAACAAAGTGCTGGTGCTGGTGCTTCAACTGGagccaaaaagaagaaaaagaaaaagaagaagaaagcgcAAAACGGGAATCCTCCTAGTGGTGGCACTGGTATCCCCAGTGAGCATTTAGGTGATGCTCATCCGGCGGGTACTAATGGGCCGCCTATGGTTGGTCCAGACATTTCTCACCCAATGGCTGCCATGAATCTCGGCCCACCGATCCAACATGTATACCCGGGTCCATACCCGCCACAGATGTATTATCAGCCTCCGGTCGCATATGGTCTAAGTTACAGTACGACGTACCCGAGCTCAAGTGCTTCATATTTTACCCCTGCTATGCATGAAAACACGTACTATCACCCGGACATCTACTCGCCTTCTGATCCTGTTGATTCGTTTACCGACGATGATGAAGAAATTGGCTGCAACATTATGTGA